One genomic region from Bubalus kerabau isolate K-KA32 ecotype Philippines breed swamp buffalo chromosome 7, PCC_UOA_SB_1v2, whole genome shotgun sequence encodes:
- the PSAPL1 gene encoding proactivator polypeptide-like 1: protein MLCALLLLPGVLCAALAGSISGPKECAKGPAMWCRDLQAATRCGAVGHCRVAVWSQPTARSLPCDLCLDVAATASNGLNPKATETDVLAAVMKTCEWLPSQESLVKCKGMVDAHGSAILSMLGGDLGSAPGQVCMALTLCQPLQRHPATPGPLSEEDIYDVVAPFVANGLLSSRRQRIAMGTVCQDCVRLVTRLQGALGPDLSSLAQVTTQEQCESLGPGLAFLCKNYIHQFFAPAEQTLRFMLPSKICGKEGFCEEWQGPPDSAHVAAVDGVPALELASPWKKSEVQMQGPVACDVCLQVVQRLDHWLESSSSKTIISQALERVCSVLPPPVVRECIKLVDTYVPTMVDVLSRLTPEKMCTVIRLCKGWRRARAVHEGPTNPPPGLLDKDSLCRGCQRLFGLSVHNLEQKTTERRVLRAFKLACGILPLPFVMQCGRFVSEYQPVLMTTLRDMMDPPTLCTKLHACRDPRDTLLGTDQCVLGPSFWCQSREAAQMCNTVEHCQSHVWKEAPSPAESVGDRGCPSQDPPPLKRPASP, encoded by the coding sequence ATGCTCTGCGCGCTGCTGCTTCTGCCGGGCGTGCTGTGCGCCGCCCTGGCCGGCTCCATCTCTGGCCCCAAGGAGTGCGCCAAGGGCCCTGCCATGTGGTGTCGGGACCTGCAGGCGGCAACGAGATGCGGGGCGGTTGGGCACTGCCGCGTTGCCGTCTGGAGCCAGCCCACCGCCAGGTCCCTGCCCTGTGACCTGTGCCTGGACGTGGCAGCCACTGCCAGCAACGGGCTGAACCCCAAGGCCACCGAGACTGATGTCCTGGCTGCGGTGATGAAGACTTGTGAGTGGCTTCCCAGCCAGGAGTCTTTGGTCAAATGCAAGGGGATGGTGGATGCCCACGGCTCAGCCATCCTGAGCATGCTTGGCGGGGACCTGGGCAGTGCCCCGGGACAGGTGTGCATGGCTCTCACCCTCTGCCAGCCTCTGCAGAGGCACCCGGCCACCCCGGGGCCACTCTCTGAGGAGGACATATATGACGTGGTTGCCCCATTTGTGGCCAATGGCCTACTCAGCTCCCGCCGTCAGCGGATTGCCATGGGCACTGTGTGCCAGGACTGTGTCCGGCTGGTCACCCGGCTCCAGGGTGCCCTTGGGCCCGACCTGTCCAGCCTGGCACAGGTGACCACACAGGAGCAGTGCGAGTCCCTGGGGCCGGGCCTGGCTTTCCTTTGCAAGAACTACATCCACCAGTTTTTTGCTCCTGCTGAGCAAACACTGAGGTTCATGCTGCCCAGCAAGATCTGCGGGAAGGAGGGCTTCTGTGAGGAGTGGCAGGGACCCCCAGACTCGGCTCACGTGGCTGCCGTGGACGGGGTCCCCGCCCTGGAGCTGGCGTCTCCGTGGAAGAAGAGCGAGGTGCAGATGCAGGGTCCCGTGGCCTGTGACGTATGTCTGCAGGTGGTGCAGAGGCTGGACCACTGGCtggaaagcagcagcagcaagaccatCATCAGCCAGGCCCTGGAGCGTGTGTGCTCCGTGCTGCCCCCTCCCGTGGTCCGGGAGTGCATCAAGCTGGTGGACACCTACGTCCCCACCATGGTGGACGTCCTGAGCAGACTCACCCCAGAAAAGATGTGCACGGTCATCCGACTGTGCAAGGGATGGAGGCGGGCCCGGGCGGTCCACGAGGGCCCCACGAACCCACCCCCTGGCCTCCTGGACAAGGACAGCCTCTGCAGGGGGTGCCAGCGGCTGTTCGGTCTGTCCGTCCATAACCTGGAGCAGAAGACCACCGAGCGCCGCGTCCTGCGGGCCTTCAAGCTCGCCTGCGGCATCCTGCCCCTGCCCTTTGTGATGCAGTGTGGCCGCTTCGTGAGCGAATACCAGCCCGTGCTCATGACGACCCTCAGGGACATGATGGACCCCCCCACCCTCTGCACGAAGTTGCATGCCTGCCGCGACCCCAGGGACACGCTGCTGGGCACCGACCAGTGCGTCCTGGGCCCAAGCTTCTGGTGCCAGAGCCGGGAGGCAGCCCAGATGTGCAACACAGTGGAGCACTGCCAGAGCCACGTGTGGAAGGAGGCGCCCTCGCCAGCCGAGAGCGTGGGCGACCGCGGCTGCCCGAGCCAGGATCCCCCTCCCCTCAAGAGGCCCGCGTCTCCTTGA